In Phreatobacter aquaticus, a single genomic region encodes these proteins:
- the sufD gene encoding Fe-S cluster assembly protein SufD: MNAVTPIRTPAEQALIGAFAATREQSSGALGELRERGFAQFEADGLPHRRVEEWKYTDLRASMREAKPLAGAPAAAELLAAKNKVDAMPRIGGARIVLVDGFYAPELSDGSRLPEGVAITPLAEALVLRPELAARLTGGKGTATNAAFALNGAFLTDGLVIDIAAGADVGHVLDLVSIVSSAAQFVTSRVLVLVGQGASAGLVETHVGPAGIDYQKNSVVQAFIGDGATFEHGRRQIEGDKAMHLATLEAVIGANAHFDTLTLTTGAALSRNQLFVSFSGEHAKATLRGVTMLRGKQHADTTLVMDHGVPHCDSRELFKHVLDDEAHGVFQGRINVAKEAQKTDGRMMSQTIMLKDGPSMDNKPELEIFADDVQCAHGCTCGELDEDLMFYLMARGIPRAETERLLVEAFAREAIEDFGDGPLAAVEELREAMLGTVGDWMRARG, from the coding sequence ATGAATGCCGTGACCCCCATCAGGACACCGGCGGAGCAGGCGCTGATCGGCGCCTTCGCTGCCACCCGTGAACAGTCATCCGGCGCGCTCGGCGAGTTGCGTGAGCGCGGCTTTGCGCAGTTCGAAGCCGACGGCCTGCCGCATCGGCGCGTCGAGGAATGGAAGTACACCGACCTGCGCGCGTCGATGCGCGAGGCCAAGCCGCTGGCCGGGGCTCCGGCCGCAGCCGAGTTGCTCGCTGCCAAGAACAAGGTCGATGCCATGCCGCGCATCGGCGGCGCCCGCATCGTGCTGGTCGATGGCTTCTATGCGCCGGAACTGTCGGATGGCTCGCGCCTGCCAGAGGGCGTTGCCATCACTCCGCTGGCCGAGGCGCTCGTGCTTCGCCCCGAGCTTGCCGCCCGCCTCACCGGCGGCAAGGGTACTGCGACCAATGCGGCTTTCGCGCTGAACGGCGCCTTTCTGACCGACGGCCTGGTGATCGATATCGCAGCCGGCGCCGATGTCGGCCATGTGCTCGATCTCGTGTCCATCGTGTCGTCAGCTGCCCAGTTCGTCACGTCGCGTGTGCTGGTCCTGGTCGGGCAGGGCGCATCCGCCGGTCTCGTCGAGACCCATGTGGGACCTGCCGGCATCGACTATCAGAAGAACAGCGTCGTCCAGGCCTTCATCGGCGATGGCGCGACCTTCGAGCATGGCCGCCGGCAGATCGAAGGCGACAAGGCGATGCATCTCGCAACGCTGGAAGCCGTGATCGGCGCCAATGCCCATTTCGACACGCTGACGCTGACCACCGGCGCCGCCTTGTCGCGCAACCAGCTCTTCGTGTCATTCTCGGGCGAGCATGCCAAGGCGACGCTGCGCGGCGTGACCATGCTGCGCGGCAAGCAGCATGCTGATACGACCCTGGTCATGGACCACGGTGTGCCGCATTGCGACAGCCGCGAGCTGTTCAAGCATGTGCTGGACGACGAGGCCCATGGCGTGTTCCAGGGCCGGATCAATGTTGCCAAGGAAGCGCAGAAGACCGACGGCCGCATGATGAGCCAGACCATCATGCTGAAGGACGGTCCTTCGATGGACAACAAGCCGGAGCTCGAGATCTTCGCCGACGACGTCCAGTGCGCCCATGGCTGCACCTGCGGCGAGCTGGACGAAGACCTGATGTTCTATCTGATGGCACGCGGCATTCCGAGGGCAGAGACCGAGCGGCTGCTGGTGGAAGCCTTCGCCCGCGAGGCGATCGAGGATTTCGGCGACGGCCCGCTCGCTGCAGTGGAAGAGCTGCGCGAGGCCATGCTCGGCACGGTCGGCGACTGGATGCGGGCGAGGGGCTGA
- the sufC gene encoding Fe-S cluster assembly ATPase SufC, translating to MLEIKNLTAKIADEDKQILNGLNLTVEKGQVAAIMGPNGSGKSTLSYVLAGRSDYEVTEGEALLDGVNILEMDPDERAAAGLFLAFQYPIEIPGVGQMTFLKAAINSQRKKQGLEEMPTPEFIKLVNAHAKKLGISNDMLKRSVNVGFSGGEKKRNEILQMSLLAPKLAILDETDSGLDIDALKVVADGVNAMRSPDRSFLVITHYQRLLDYIKPDIVHVLSAGRIIKSGGPELALELEANGYADIVGRAA from the coding sequence ATGCTGGAAATCAAGAACCTGACCGCCAAGATCGCCGACGAGGACAAGCAGATCCTCAACGGCTTGAACCTCACTGTCGAAAAGGGCCAGGTGGCGGCCATCATGGGCCCGAACGGCTCGGGCAAGTCGACGCTCTCCTATGTGCTGGCGGGCCGTTCCGACTATGAGGTGACCGAGGGCGAGGCGCTGCTCGATGGCGTCAACATCCTGGAGATGGATCCGGACGAGCGCGCTGCCGCCGGCCTGTTCCTCGCCTTCCAGTACCCGATCGAGATCCCCGGCGTCGGCCAGATGACCTTCCTGAAGGCGGCGATCAACTCGCAGCGCAAGAAGCAGGGTCTGGAGGAAATGCCTACCCCTGAGTTCATCAAGCTGGTCAATGCCCATGCCAAGAAGCTCGGCATCTCCAACGACATGCTGAAGCGCTCGGTCAATGTCGGCTTTTCCGGCGGCGAGAAGAAGCGCAACGAGATCCTGCAGATGTCGCTGCTGGCGCCGAAGCTCGCGATTCTCGACGAGACCGATTCCGGCCTCGACATCGATGCGCTGAAGGTGGTGGCTGACGGCGTCAACGCCATGCGCTCGCCGGATCGCTCTTTCCTGGTGATCACGCATTACCAGCGGCTGCTCGACTATATCAAGCCGGACATCGTCCATGTCCTCTCGGCTGGCCGCATCATCAAGTCTGGCGGGCCGGAGCTGGCTCTCGAGCTTGAAGCCAATGGCTATGCCGACATTGTCGGCCGGGCGGCCTGA
- the sufB gene encoding Fe-S cluster assembly protein SufB: MAAVQETVEQVRAIDVDQYKYGFSTDIEMELAPKGLSEDIVRYISARKNEPAWMLEWRLDAYRRWLTMREPDWARVDYPKIDFQDMYYYAAPKSNAAPNSLDEIDPAILETYKKLGIPLREQEILAGIAPEKRIAVDAVFDSVSVVTTFKDELRKSGVIFCSISEALHEHPELVKQYIGSVVPTTDNFYATLNAAVFSDGSFVYIPPGVRCPMELSTYFRINEQKTGQFERTLIIADKGAYVSYLEGCTAPMRDENQLHAAVVELIAHDDAEIKYSTVQNWYPGDAEGKGGIYNFVTKRGDCRGDRSKISWTQVETGSAITWKYPSCILRGDDSQGEFYSIAVSNGAQQVDSGTKMIHLGKNTRSRIISKGISAGRSNNTYRGLVSAHRKAKNAKNFTNCDSLLIGNDCGAHTVPYIESKTSTAVFEHEATTSKVSEDQMFYCQQRGLTSEEAVALIVNGFVKDVLQQLPMEFMVEAQKLIAISLEGSVG; this comes from the coding sequence ATGGCTGCGGTTCAGGAAACCGTCGAACAGGTTCGCGCGATCGACGTGGACCAGTACAAATACGGCTTCTCGACCGATATCGAGATGGAGCTCGCGCCGAAGGGCCTCTCCGAGGACATCGTCCGCTACATCTCGGCGCGCAAGAACGAGCCGGCCTGGATGCTGGAATGGCGCCTCGACGCCTATCGCCGCTGGCTGACCATGCGCGAGCCGGATTGGGCGCGCGTCGACTACCCGAAGATCGACTTCCAGGACATGTACTATTACGCCGCGCCGAAATCGAATGCGGCGCCGAACTCGCTCGACGAGATCGATCCGGCGATCCTGGAGACCTACAAGAAGCTGGGCATCCCGCTGCGCGAGCAGGAGATTCTCGCCGGCATCGCGCCGGAGAAGCGCATCGCGGTCGATGCCGTCTTCGATTCCGTCTCGGTCGTGACGACGTTCAAGGATGAGCTGCGCAAGTCTGGCGTCATCTTCTGCTCGATCTCCGAGGCGCTCCACGAGCACCCGGAACTGGTGAAGCAGTATATCGGCTCGGTCGTGCCGACGACCGACAACTTCTACGCCACGCTGAACGCCGCCGTCTTTTCCGACGGGTCCTTCGTCTATATCCCGCCGGGTGTGCGCTGCCCGATGGAGCTCTCGACCTATTTCCGCATCAACGAGCAGAAGACCGGCCAGTTCGAGCGGACCCTGATCATCGCCGACAAGGGCGCCTATGTCAGCTATCTCGAAGGCTGCACGGCACCGATGCGCGACGAGAACCAGCTGCATGCGGCGGTTGTCGAGCTGATTGCCCACGACGATGCCGAGATCAAGTACTCGACCGTCCAGAACTGGTATCCGGGCGATGCCGAGGGCAAGGGCGGCATCTACAATTTCGTCACCAAGCGCGGCGACTGCCGTGGCGACCGCTCGAAAATCTCGTGGACGCAGGTGGAGACCGGCTCGGCCATTACCTGGAAATATCCGTCCTGCATCCTGCGCGGCGACGATTCACAGGGTGAGTTCTATTCGATCGCCGTGTCGAACGGAGCCCAGCAGGTCGATTCCGGCACCAAGATGATCCATCTGGGCAAGAACACCCGGAGCCGGATCATCTCCAAGGGCATTTCGGCTGGACGCTCCAACAACACCTATCGCGGCCTCGTCTCGGCTCATCGCAAGGCGAAGAACGCCAAGAACTTCACCAATTGCGACAGCCTGCTGATCGGCAACGACTGCGGCGCGCACACCGTGCCCTATATCGAGAGCAAGACCTCGACGGCGGTGTTCGAGCACGAGGCAACGACATCCAAGGTCTCCGAGGACCAGATGTTCTATTGCCAGCAGCGTGGGCTGACGAGCGAGGAAGCCGTGGCGCTGATCGTCAACGGCTTCGTCAAGGACGTGCTGCAGCAGCTCCCCATGGAATTCATGGTGGAAGCGCAAAAGCTCATCGCGATTTCGCTCGAGGGCAGCGTCGGCTGA
- a CDS encoding cysteine desulfurase family protein: MSRVYLDHNATSPLRPEARDAVLVALGVDGNASAVHRNGRGARAIIETAREQLARLTGAEAKTITFTSGGSEAAATLLSPGFRGRNAGREPIRTLIVSAIEHSCVLAGGRFADGAIHICPVDATGQIDLGALEALLEGTPAPHLVSVMAANNETGVIQPLAGVAAICRARGASLVIDAVQALGKIDLDIGRLGADAIFVSGHKIGGPQGVGAIIRASETVTFEPLIRGGGQEMRQRAGTENLVGIAGFGAAARVVLGTLAAEAARLSTLRDWMEAEIVTISPESRVVGLQANRLANTSLMVYPGLDGETALIALDLANVSVSTGSACSSGKVQPSHVLAAMGLDPAEAKSALRISLGWSTTQDDVARFVAAFAAHAKTIAARTIRAA; the protein is encoded by the coding sequence ATGTCCCGCGTCTATCTCGACCACAACGCCACCTCGCCGCTGAGGCCCGAAGCACGGGATGCCGTGCTGGTGGCGCTGGGCGTCGATGGCAATGCGTCGGCGGTGCATCGCAATGGCCGCGGTGCGCGCGCGATCATCGAGACGGCGCGGGAGCAGCTCGCGCGGTTGACCGGCGCTGAGGCGAAGACCATCACGTTCACCTCCGGCGGGAGCGAGGCGGCGGCGACCCTGCTGTCGCCCGGCTTCCGGGGGCGGAACGCAGGCCGCGAACCGATCCGGACGCTCATTGTCTCGGCCATCGAGCATTCCTGCGTGCTCGCGGGCGGACGATTTGCCGACGGCGCCATCCATATCTGCCCGGTCGATGCCACAGGACAGATCGATCTCGGCGCGCTGGAGGCGCTGCTGGAGGGGACACCCGCGCCGCATCTCGTGTCGGTGATGGCAGCCAATAACGAGACCGGCGTGATCCAGCCGCTGGCCGGCGTCGCGGCGATCTGCAGGGCGCGTGGCGCCAGCCTGGTCATCGATGCGGTTCAGGCGCTCGGCAAGATCGATCTCGATATTGGCCGCCTCGGCGCCGATGCGATCTTTGTCTCAGGCCACAAGATCGGCGGGCCGCAGGGCGTAGGTGCTATCATCCGGGCGAGCGAGACGGTGACATTCGAACCGCTGATCCGGGGTGGCGGGCAGGAAATGCGTCAGCGCGCGGGCACCGAGAACCTTGTCGGCATTGCCGGCTTCGGTGCGGCAGCGCGTGTTGTCTTAGGCACGTTGGCCGCCGAAGCAGCCCGACTTTCGACGCTGCGGGACTGGATGGAAGCGGAAATCGTCACTATTTCCCCGGAAAGCCGGGTCGTCGGCTTGCAAGCCAACCGATTGGCCAATACGAGCCTGATGGTTTATCCGGGCCTCGATGGTGAGACGGCGTTGATCGCTTTGGACCTGGCCAACGTATCGGTTTCAACGGGATCAGCCTGCTCGTCGGGAAAGGTCCAGCCAAGCCACGTTTTGGCGGCGATGGGCCTCGACCCGGCGGAAGCCAAATCGGCGCTGAGGATCAGCCTTGGCTGGTCGACGACACAGGACGACGTTGCGCGGTTTGTCGCCGCCTTCGCCGCCCACGCGAAAACAATTGCCGCCCGGACCATCCGGGCAGCCTGA
- a CDS encoding alpha/beta hydrolase, with translation MPEVIFNGPAGRIEGRYHPAKVRNAPIGIILHPHPQFGGTMNNQIVYNLYYQFVNRGFSVLRFNFRGVGRSQGNFDHGVGELSDAASALDYAQAINPEARTCWIAGFSFGAWIGMQLLMRRPEVEGFISIAPPANLYDFSFLAPCPSSGLIVHGDKDAVVPLTAVQGLVEKLKTQKGIIIEQQVVSGANHFFENTVDPLMEVVGTYLDKRLGKVEAAE, from the coding sequence ATGCCTGAGGTGATTTTCAACGGTCCGGCCGGCCGGATCGAAGGGCGCTATCATCCCGCCAAAGTCCGCAATGCGCCAATCGGCATCATCCTGCATCCGCACCCGCAGTTCGGCGGCACGATGAACAACCAGATCGTCTACAATCTCTACTATCAGTTCGTGAACCGCGGCTTCTCGGTCCTGCGCTTCAATTTCCGCGGCGTCGGCCGCAGCCAGGGCAATTTCGACCATGGCGTCGGCGAATTGTCGGATGCCGCGTCCGCCCTCGACTATGCCCAGGCGATCAACCCTGAGGCCCGCACCTGCTGGATCGCCGGTTTCTCGTTTGGCGCCTGGATCGGCATGCAGCTTCTGATGCGACGTCCCGAGGTCGAGGGCTTCATCTCGATCGCCCCGCCCGCCAATCTCTACGACTTCTCGTTCCTCGCCCCCTGCCCGTCCTCGGGCCTCATCGTCCATGGCGACAAGGACGCGGTCGTGCCGCTGACCGCCGTCCAGGGTCTGGTCGAGAAGCTGAAGACCCAGAAGGGCATCATTATCGAGCAGCAGGTGGTGTCGGGCGCCAACCACTTCTTCGAGAATACCGTCGATCCGCTGATGGAAGTGGTCGGCACCTATCTCGACAAGCGCCTCGGCAAGGTCGAAGCGGCGGAGTGA
- a CDS encoding aspartate carbamoyltransferase catalytic subunit — MTSAPSNFVLNRRHLLGIEGLSPSEITGLLDLAEEFVTLNRQVEKKRTSLRGRTQINLFFEASTRTQSSFELAGKRLGADVMNMSVAQSSIKKGETLIDTALTLNAMHPDILIMRHAASGAVELLAKKVDCSVVNAGDGTHEHPTQALLDALTIRRNKGRIERLTVAICGDILHSRVARSNIILLNAMQARVRAVGPSTLLPAEAERLGVEVHRDMKTGLKDADIVMMLRLQRERMNGSFVPSVQEYFHFFGLDDVKLRYAKPDALVMHPGPMNRGVEISTSVADGAQSLIREQVEMGVAVRMAVLEALARNLPNA; from the coding sequence ATGACATCCGCCCCATCGAACTTCGTGCTGAACCGCAGGCACTTGCTCGGGATCGAGGGGCTTTCCCCGTCCGAGATCACCGGCCTCCTCGATCTTGCCGAGGAATTCGTCACCCTCAACCGACAGGTCGAGAAGAAGCGCACATCGCTGCGCGGCCGAACCCAGATCAACCTGTTCTTCGAGGCGTCCACCCGGACACAGTCCTCGTTCGAGCTCGCTGGCAAGCGCCTCGGCGCCGACGTGATGAACATGTCGGTCGCCCAATCGTCGATCAAGAAGGGCGAGACCCTGATCGACACGGCGCTGACGCTGAACGCCATGCACCCCGACATCCTGATCATGCGCCATGCCGCGTCCGGCGCAGTCGAGCTGTTGGCCAAGAAGGTCGACTGCTCGGTGGTCAATGCCGGCGACGGCACCCATGAGCACCCGACACAGGCGCTGCTCGATGCCCTCACCATCCGCCGCAACAAGGGCCGCATCGAGCGCCTGACGGTGGCAATCTGCGGCGACATCCTCCATTCGCGCGTCGCCCGTTCCAACATCATCCTCTTGAACGCCATGCAGGCCCGCGTGCGCGCCGTTGGCCCATCCACGCTTCTACCGGCGGAAGCCGAGCGGCTCGGCGTCGAGGTTCATCGCGACATGAAGACCGGGCTGAAGGACGCGGACATCGTCATGATGCTGCGCCTGCAGCGCGAGCGAATGAACGGCTCCTTCGTGCCCTCCGTGCAGGAATATTTCCACTTCTTCGGCCTCGACGACGTGAAGCTCCGCTATGCCAAGCCGGACGCGCTCGTCATGCATCCCGGCCCGATGAACCGCGGCGTCGAGATCTCCACCTCGGTTGCCGATGGCGCCCAGTCGCTGATCCGCGAACAGGTGGAGATGGGCGTGGCCGTCCGCATGGCCGTGCTCGAGGCGCTCGCGCGCAACCTGCCGAACGCCTGA
- a CDS encoding dihydroorotase: MPITDPRPLLLANARLIDPETGTDRMGGILIEDGVIRDSGSALVASAVPEGTEIVDCEGRVVAPGLVDIRCFVGEPGFEYRETLASASRAAAAGGVTTIVSQPSTQPVMDDPAIVDFLLRRARDTGVVHIHPMAAITKKLAGREMTEFGLLKEAGAVAFTDGARSITDALVMRRAMTYARDFDALIVHHTEDPDLIGEGVMNEGEFASRLGLGGIPVEAETIMLERDMRLVKLTGCRYHAASITCRDSLAIIARAKNEGLPVTAAVTINHLTLNENDIGSYRTFCKLTPPLRTEDDRLALADAVADGTIDIVVSDHNPQDVETKRLPFAEAAPGAVGVETMLPASLRLVHGGNVPLGALLKAMSTTPARLLGLPGGSLARGAPADLIVLDLDEPWVLDRDSLKSKCKNSPFDEARLTGRVIRTLVAGRTVHG, encoded by the coding sequence ATGCCGATAACCGACCCGCGCCCGCTGCTCCTCGCCAATGCCCGCCTCATCGATCCCGAGACCGGCACCGACCGGATGGGCGGCATCCTCATTGAAGACGGTGTGATCCGCGACAGCGGTTCGGCACTTGTTGCCTCCGCCGTCCCGGAGGGGACCGAAATCGTCGATTGCGAGGGCCGCGTTGTGGCCCCGGGCCTCGTCGACATCCGCTGCTTCGTCGGCGAGCCCGGTTTCGAATACCGCGAGACGCTGGCCTCCGCCTCCCGGGCGGCAGCGGCTGGTGGCGTCACCACCATTGTCAGCCAGCCGTCCACCCAGCCGGTGATGGACGATCCGGCGATCGTCGACTTCCTGCTGCGGCGCGCCCGTGACACCGGCGTGGTCCACATCCATCCCATGGCCGCGATCACCAAGAAGCTCGCCGGCCGCGAGATGACGGAGTTCGGTCTTCTGAAAGAGGCCGGCGCTGTGGCCTTCACCGATGGCGCCCGCTCGATCACCGACGCGCTCGTCATGCGCCGGGCCATGACCTATGCCCGCGATTTCGACGCCCTGATCGTCCACCACACCGAGGATCCGGACCTGATCGGCGAAGGCGTGATGAACGAGGGCGAATTTGCCTCGCGCCTGGGCCTTGGCGGCATCCCGGTGGAAGCCGAGACCATCATGCTGGAGCGCGACATGCGGCTGGTGAAGCTCACCGGCTGCCGCTACCACGCGGCGTCCATCACTTGCCGCGACTCCCTCGCCATCATCGCGCGCGCCAAGAACGAGGGCCTGCCGGTGACCGCGGCGGTCACGATCAACCACCTCACCCTCAACGAGAACGACATCGGCAGCTACCGCACCTTCTGCAAGCTGACCCCGCCGCTGCGCACCGAAGACGACCGGCTGGCACTCGCCGACGCGGTTGCCGACGGCACGATCGATATTGTTGTCTCCGACCACAATCCGCAGGACGTCGAGACCAAGCGCCTGCCCTTCGCCGAGGCGGCGCCCGGCGCCGTCGGTGTTGAAACCATGCTGCCCGCCTCGCTGCGCCTGGTCCATGGCGGCAATGTCCCGCTCGGCGCCCTGCTCAAGGCCATGTCGACCACGCCTGCCCGGCTCCTCGGGCTGCCTGGTGGCTCGCTCGCCCGCGGAGCACCGGCCGACCTCATCGTGCTCGATCTCGACGAGCCCTGGGTGCTCGACCGCGACAGCCTGAAGTCCAAGTGCAAGAATTCGCCCTTCGACGAAGCCCGCCTGACCGGACGGGTGATCCGAACCCTCGTTGCAGGACGCACCGTCCACGGATAG
- the plsY gene encoding glycerol-3-phosphate 1-O-acyltransferase PlsY: MFDITLVAALAFGYLLGSIPFGLLLTRAAGLGDIRAIGSGNIGATNVLRTGNKKLAAATLLLDGLKGTAAVLIAQRWGMDFGLVAGLGAFLGHVFPVWLRFQGGKGVATFIGILLAVYWPAFLAFALIWVVMAYAFRFSSLAALSASLSMPALFFATGQRGLALSAVVAMVFLLFAKHHQNIAKLIAGTESRIGEKSAPPPP, from the coding sequence ATGTTCGATATCACTCTCGTTGCCGCCCTCGCCTTCGGCTATCTGCTCGGCTCCATTCCATTCGGACTGCTGCTGACGCGAGCCGCCGGGCTTGGCGACATCCGCGCCATCGGCTCCGGCAATATCGGCGCGACCAATGTGCTGCGCACCGGCAACAAGAAGCTCGCCGCCGCAACCCTCCTGCTTGACGGGCTCAAGGGTACGGCCGCGGTGCTGATCGCCCAGCGCTGGGGGATGGATTTCGGCCTGGTGGCGGGCCTCGGCGCCTTCCTGGGGCACGTCTTCCCGGTCTGGCTGCGGTTCCAGGGCGGCAAGGGCGTCGCCACCTTCATCGGCATCTTGCTCGCGGTCTACTGGCCGGCTTTCCTGGCCTTCGCCCTGATCTGGGTCGTCATGGCCTACGCATTCCGCTTCTCATCGCTGGCGGCGCTCAGCGCCAGCCTGTCCATGCCGGCCCTCTTCTTCGCGACGGGCCAGCGCGGCCTGGCCCTCTCGGCGGTCGTCGCCATGGTGTTCCTGCTCTTTGCAAAGCACCACCAGAACATTGCCAAGCTGATCGCCGGCACCGAGAGCCGGATCGGCGAGAAAAGCGCTCCGCCCCCTCCATGA
- the dprA gene encoding DNA-processing protein DprA: MSQPPRDLFAQASGAIRLTDSQRLDWLRLARSENVGPRTFRDLLNFYGGAASALEALPQLAARGGKANIRVASRADAEREMALAMRAGVKLVALGEPDYPDLLRRIASPPPIIGIKGDLSVLNRPMIGIVGSRNASIPGLKMAALLARGLGDLGYITVSGLARGIDAAAHQASLSTGTIAVLAGGQDRIYPAENEPLLARILETGIAISEMPMGHDPRAKDFPRRNRLIAGLGLGVVVVEAADKSGSLITARMALDENREVFAVPGSPLDPRAAGTNRLIKAGATLVTEATDVVEVLQPLLERAPDTGGASEEDREAIDLDGPGEDARSRIVSLLGPVPAELDDIVRSSGLTVATVRVVLLELDLAGRLIRDPAGRVSLA, encoded by the coding sequence ATGAGCCAACCGCCCCGGGACCTCTTCGCACAGGCATCGGGGGCCATCCGCCTGACGGACAGCCAGCGCCTCGACTGGCTGAGATTGGCGCGTTCGGAAAATGTCGGTCCTCGGACCTTCCGCGACCTGCTGAACTTCTACGGCGGCGCGGCTTCGGCGCTCGAAGCGCTGCCGCAGCTCGCCGCGCGCGGTGGCAAAGCCAATATCCGTGTCGCCAGCCGCGCCGATGCCGAGCGCGAGATGGCCCTGGCCATGCGAGCCGGCGTCAAGCTCGTGGCCCTTGGCGAGCCTGATTATCCCGATCTTCTCCGGCGGATTGCCTCGCCACCGCCAATCATCGGGATCAAGGGGGATCTGTCGGTGCTCAACCGCCCGATGATCGGCATTGTCGGGTCGCGCAACGCCTCCATCCCCGGCCTCAAGATGGCAGCCCTGCTGGCGCGGGGGCTGGGCGACCTTGGCTACATCACCGTGTCGGGGCTGGCGCGCGGCATCGATGCGGCGGCCCATCAGGCATCGCTTTCAACCGGCACCATTGCTGTGCTGGCCGGCGGCCAGGACCGGATCTACCCGGCCGAGAACGAACCGCTGCTCGCCCGCATCCTCGAAACCGGCATTGCGATCAGCGAAATGCCCATGGGTCACGACCCCCGTGCCAAGGACTTTCCCCGTCGCAACCGGCTGATCGCGGGCCTCGGTCTCGGCGTCGTGGTGGTGGAGGCCGCTGACAAGTCGGGCTCGCTGATCACCGCCCGGATGGCGCTCGACGAGAACCGCGAGGTGTTCGCCGTGCCCGGATCACCGCTCGATCCGCGCGCAGCCGGCACCAACCGCCTGATCAAGGCCGGCGCCACACTGGTGACAGAGGCCACGGATGTGGTGGAGGTGCTGCAGCCGCTGCTTGAACGAGCGCCGGATACCGGCGGCGCCAGCGAGGAGGACCGCGAGGCAATCGACCTCGACGGCCCAGGCGAGGATGCCCGCTCGCGGATCGTCTCGCTGCTCGGCCCCGTGCCGGCCGAACTTGACGATATCGTGCGCTCAAGTGGGCTGACAGTTGCGACAGTCCGCGTGGTGCTGCTCGAACTCGACCTTGCCGGACGGCTCATCCGCGATCCGGCCGGCAGGGTGTCGCTGGCCTGA